The following coding sequences are from one Neodiprion lecontei isolate iyNeoLeco1 chromosome 7, iyNeoLeco1.1, whole genome shotgun sequence window:
- the LOC124295535 gene encoding uncharacterized protein LOC124295535 produces MTMDEYIERQTDLFRRICRTLENLRKLGEAKTTLGQVQSRLDALNSNWLKFQDMHETVDQIRIAAKGDQLDAIKRLSYFAKDYYGQCEEQYLNAKGEMLDLLGTLKTLSAPIVPTAVAPQLTTGGASKRLPRIELPTFSGNYSDWKSFHDLFTSIVRENSQLSEVEKLHYLKTSLTDEPSQLIKNIALTAENFPRAWKTLVSRYENKRLLTDSHLATLFAIPRVTKKSSSELKSLHSNTCEALGALELLDSPEKLGDHIIVHMTIRKLDPASLEEWEKSVSEKLEPPTFAELKAFLIGRIHTLEAVEQAHAHNQITTSKPHSSQGRSNLQTTRSHTAQSKEQSCACCKGNHYIAFCSTFRDKSLDQRREVVSAKKLCFNCLGPHQQKDCRSNKTCRVCNGRHHSLLHRNSSSISTAANSGTSQGQAAVAQPAVQNAPISNSASQVSNHSAQPTMIKRSPVLLATVQLIASNPETGERIIARALLDQGSESSFVTESLAQQLRLRRHQATIPIIGVGAHQSAVTRGIATLQLQSRAHTSFSCQVEALVLPRLTSYLPSFRLLVEDWPHLRGLNLADPSFAHPSQIDVILGADIYSNIIGQGVRRGAPGTPIAQETQFGWVLSGCVSAEAASPSYSAVQGFQCSLDHELLDLVQQFWKQEEVSKPLALTSEEERCEQHFRETVSQTASGRYVVRLPLKDNSVELGNSRNPAHQMLLRLEKRFGSEAILKEAYSSFLREYRELGHMRRAINTPEDNSRVFYLPHHGVVRDSSSTTKLRVVFNGSQRTNLGLSLNDNLVVGPKVQTDLADVLLRWRQYPVAFSSDIVKMYRQILVHNDDQDFQQILWREEPELPIEEYQLTTVTYGLASAPYLAIRVLHQLVQDEGKQYPSASHVILENTYVDDILSGAEDVDQGREKINELNQLLKAVGFELQKWTSSHPETLVDISQNHQEIAMHLNLDQSPFFQALGLAWRPDIDAFAFSPQIHQTRDNFTKRKVLSQTAQLFDPLGWLSPITIRAKISMQELWALGFDWDEPLSASLSSRWIQFLQDLQGISAITIPRWIGLSTASLGIEIHGFADASQSALGAVIYARTYINTHEVRVSLVCAKTKVAPLKKVTIPRLELCAANLLVRLMCHVEKTLNFENTPVYLWTDSTVALAWIKSHPSWWKEFVRNRVTEIQEFARARWYHISGFENPADIASRGASPEHLQKSELWTFGPSWLSKPSVNWPSLSPRPEENIHLEERKGLSTHIAKAKPLQIWDLVDRYSKLSTLFKVTSLCKRAANRFLAKTTSNRVNTSITVGPISTLELSDAQLFWTKVTQEAYFAEEIRQIETSSSLTRSHPLSRLTPFINSNGFLRVGGRLNHSLLSYDEKHPFILPRESSFSTLIIDHHHRLTLHGGLQLTLATIRQRYWILGGRVPIRMFIHRCVPCARHRATLSSQQMGQLPQSRVTQSRPFLHSGVDYTGPFSIRASRGRGAKSCKGYIVIFICFTTSAVHLELVSDYTTEASIAAYKRFTSRRGICASIASDCGTNLVGADSELRRLLAASSKEFSEIANTLASHGTQWRFNPPSAPHFGGKWEAGVKSVKFHLKRVIGEATQTFEQFATFLTQVEATLNSRPLCAISDDPRDPSALTPGHFLVGSALNTIPEPSLIEVPVQRLSHWQHSRQMLEHFWKRWSTEYLQSFQNLSKWQTHHGNIKIGSIVLVKNENLPPSVWPLAKVIEVHPGTDGLVRVVTVKTKSSVLKRPIVKLCVLPVSS; encoded by the coding sequence ATGACGATGGACGAATACATTGAACGTCAAACCGATCTTTTCAGGCGCATCTGTCGCACTCTCGAAAACTTGCGCAAGCTCGGTGAAGCAAAAACAACCCTCGGGCAAGTGCAATCGCGATTAGAtgctttaaattcaaattggcTGAAGTTCCAAGACATGCACGAGACAGTCGATCAAATTAGAATCGCAGCAAAAGGTGATCAACTCGACGCTATCAAAAGACTTTCGTATTTCGCGAAAGACTATTACGGACAGTGCGAAGAGCAATACTTAAACGCGAAGGGAGAGATGCTCGATCTACTCGGAACTCTCAAGACTCTATCGGCACCGATCGTGCCAACAGCCGTAGCACCCCAACTCACAACTGGAGGAGCCTCAAAACGGCTACCACGCATCGAATTGCCTACGTTCTCGGGCAATTACTCAGACTGGAAGTCTTTCCACGACCTCTTCACATCAATCGTTCGCGAAAATTCGCAACTCTCGGAAGTGGAAAAACTGCACTACCTAAAAACAAGTCTTACCGATGAACCGTCACAACTCATTAAAAACATCGCTCTTACCGCTGAAAACTTCCCTCGAGCCTGGAAAACTCTCGTATCGCGGTACGAAAACAAGAGACTTTTGACGGATTCTCATCTCGCGACACTTTTCGCGATTCCTCGTGTCACGAAAAAGTCGTCATCAGAACTGAAGAGCTTGCACAGCAACACTTGCGAAGCTCTTGGCGCACTCGAACTTCTCGATAGTCCCGAGAAATTAGGGGATCACATCATCGTACACATGACGATTCGCAAGCTCGACCCAGCATCTCTCGAAGAGTGGGAGAAAAGTGTTAGCGAGAAACTCGAGCCCCCCACGTTTGCGGAGCTCAAGGCGTTTCTCATCGGTCGCATCCACACCCTCGAAGCCGTGGAGCAAGCTCATGCTCATAATCAAATCACGACGTCGAAACCGCACTCATCGCAAGGAAGGTCAAATCTTCAGACGACAAGGTCACATACAGCGCAATCAAAGGAACAGTCGTGTGCTTGTTGCAAAGGCAACCACTACATCGCGTTCTGTTCGACCTTTCGCGACAAATCTCTGGATCAAAGAAGGGAAGTGGTTTCTGCGAAAAAGCTTTGCTTCAATTGTCTCGGTCCACATCAGCAGAAGGACTGTCGATCCAACAAAACGTGTCGCGTGTGCAACGGTCGACATCATTCCTTGCTGCATCGAAACTCTTCCTCAATCTCGACAGCTGCTAACAGCGGCACATCTCAAGGACAGGCTGCAGTAGCGCAACCTGCAGTGCAAAACGCACCGATCTCGAATAGCGCCTCTCAGGTGAGCAACCACTCAGCTCAGCCTACAATGATCAAGCGCTCTCCAGTTCTTCTCGCCACAGTGCAATTGATCGCCTCGAATCCGGAGACTGGAGAAAGAATCATCGCTCGCGCTCTACTCGATCAAGGATCCGAAAGTTCATTCGTCACGGAGTCGCTGGCGCAACAATTGCGACTACGTCGGCATCAAGCAACGATACCGATCATTGGCGTCGGAGCTCATCAATCGGCAGTGACTCGCGGCATCGCGACATTGCAACTCCAATCTCGTGCTCACACCTCGTTCTCGTGTCAGGTGGAGGCACTCGTGCTTCCACGACTCACATCGTATCTACCCTCATTTCGACTTCTCGTCGAAGACTGGCCTCATCTACGAGGACTCAACCTCGCGGATCCAAGCTTTGCACATCCCAGTCAAATCGACGTAATTCTCGGAGCTGACATCTACAGCAACATCATTGGTCAAGGAGTTCGAAGAGGAGCACCAGGAACACCAATCGCGCAAGAAACTCAGTTCGGTTGGGTCCTCTCCGGCTGCGTTTCAGCGGAAGCAGCAAGCCCCTCGTATAGCGCAGTCCAAGGCTTCCAATGCTCCCTCGATCACGAACTGCTCGATCTCGTGCAGCAGTTTTGGAAGCAGGAAGAAGTGTCGAAACCTTTGGCACTAACTTCCGAAGAAGAGCGTTGTGAGCAACACTTTCGCGAAACGGTTTCTCAAACTGCGTCCGGTCGTTACGTAGTTCGGCTGCCGCTCAAAGACAATTCGGTAGAGCTTGGCAACTCGCGGAATCCCGCGCATCAAATGCTCCTCCGTTTGGAGAAACGGTTCGGTAGCGAGGCGATACTCAAGGAGGCTTACTCGAGCTTCCTTCGTGAATATCGTGAACTCGGGCACATGCGTCGCGCTATCAATACACCTGAAGACAATTCCCGCGTGTTTTATCTTCCTCATCACGGTGTAGTTCGCGACAGCAGTTCAACAACAAAGTTGCGTGTCGTGTTCAACGGGTCTCAAAGAACCAACCTCGGACTCTCTCTCAATGACAATCTTGTCGTCGGTCCAAAAGTGCAAACCGACCTCGCGGACGTTCTATTACGCTGGCGACAATATCCAGTCGCGTTCTCATCAGACATCGTCAAGATGTACCGACAAATTTTGGTCCACAATGATGACCAAGATTTTCAGCAAATCCTCTGGAGAGAAGAACCAGAGCTACCGATTGAAGAATATCAACTGACTACGGTAACGTATGGTCTTGCAAGCGCTCCGTATCTCGCGATCCGTGTTCTTCATCAACTCGTTCAGGACGAAGGTAAGCAGTATCCCTCTGCGAGCCACGTCATTCTCGAGAACACGTACGTCGACGACATCCTCTCAGGAGCAGAGGACGTTGATCAAGGTCGCGAGAAAATCAACGAACTCAATCAATTGCTTAAGGCGGTCGGCTTTGAACTTCAAAAGTGGACTTCAAGCCACCCAGAAACTCTCGTTGACATTTCTCAAAACCATCAAGAGATCGCGATGCATCTGAATCTCGATCAAAGTCCATTCTTTCAGGCTCTCGGTCTTGCGTGGAGACCAGACATCGACGCGTTCGCGTTCTCTCCGCAAATTCATCAAACTCGGGACAATTTCACGAAACGAAAAGTTCTCTCACAAACCGCGCAGCTCTTTGATCCTCTCGGATGGCTCTCGCCGATCACGATCAGAGCTAAAATCTCTATGCAGGAATTGTGGGCACTCGGTTTCGACTGGGACGAGCCGCTCTCAGCTTCATTGTCCTCGCGATGGATCCAGTTTCTACAAGATCTTCAAGGCATCTCAGCCATCACCATCCCACGATGGATCGGTTTAAGTACAGCATCTCTCGGGATAGAGATCCACGGTTTCGCGGACGCCTCTCAAAGTGCATTAGGCGCAGTGATCTACGCGCGAACGTATATCAACACTCACGAAGTGCGCGTTTCACTAGTGTGCGCGAAAACTAAAGTAGCGCCGCTAAAGAAGGTGACAATTCCTCGTCTCGAACTCTGTGCTGCGAATCTTCTCGTCCGGTTGATGTGTCATGTGGAAAAGACTcttaatttcgaaaacaccCCGGTTTATCTGTGGACGGATTCCACAGTCGCGCTCGCGTGGATCAAAAGCCACCCATCGTGGTGGAAGGAATTCGTTCGTAATCGCGTAACGGAAATCCAAGAGTTCGCGCGCGCTCGTTGGTATCACATCTCGGGTTTTGAAAACCCCGCTGATATTGCGTCTCGTGGCGCATCTCCGGAGCACCTTCAAAAATCAGAACTTTGGACCTTCGGACCATCCTGGCTCTCGAAGCCTTCTGTCAATTGGCCATCCTTATCTCCGCGACCGGAAGAAAACATTCATCTCGAGGAAAGAAAAGGGCTGTCGACGCACATCGCAAAAGCTAAGCCGCTACAAATCTGGGATCTCGTCGATCGCTACTCAAAACTATCGACTCTCTTCAAAGTCACATCATTGTGTAAACGCGCAGCAAATCGGTTCCTCGCGAAGACGACATCGAATCGCGTAAACACGTCTATCACTGTCGGACCGATCTCTACTCTCGAATTGAGCGACGCCCAACTGTTTTGGACCAAGGTGACCCAGGAGGCGTACTTTGCAGAAGAAATTCGCCAAATCGAGACAAGCTCAAGTCTCACTCGAAGTCATCCACTATCGCGACTCACGCCGTTCATCAATTCGAACGGATTCCTCAGAGTCGGTGGTCGACTGAATCACTCATTGCTTTCGTATGACGAAAAGCACCCGTTCATCTTGCCTCGCGAATCATCGTTCTCCACATTGATCAtcgatcatcatcatcggtTGACGCTCCACGGAGGTCTGCAACTCACTCTCGCTACAATCCGACAGCGGTACTGGATCCTGGGAGGAAGAGTACCGATCCGCATGTTCATACATCGTTGCGTTCCTTGTGCGCGTCATCGCGCCACCCTCAGCAGCCAACAGATGGGCCAACTCCCTCAGTCTCGAGTCACGCAATCAAGGCCGTTTCTTCACTCTGGCGTTGACTACACTGGTCCATTCTCGATTCGAGCCTCCCGCGGAAGAGGAGCGAAATCATGCAAGGGATATATCGTTATCTTCATCTGCTTCACGACATCGGCTGTGCATCTCGAGCTAGTTTCGGACTACACAACGGAGGCATCCATCGCGGCGTACAAACGCTTCACATCTCGACGAGGAATTTGTGCCTCAATCGCAAGCGATTGTGGAACGAATCTCGTCGGCGCAGACTCAGAACTTCGCCGTCTTCTCGCTGCATCGTCAAAGGAGTTCTCAGAAATCGCGAACACCCTCGCATCACACGGAACCCAGTGGCGGTTTAATCCTCCCTCCGCGCCTCATTTCGGTGGAAAATGGGAAGCCGGAGTGAAATCAGTCAAATTTCACCTCAAACGAGTCATCGGAGAAGCTACTCAAACGTTCGAGCAATTCGCGACGTTCCTCACGCAAGTAGAAGCCACGCTTAATTCTCGACCTCTTTGCGCTATCTCGGACGATCCACGGGATCCAAGTGCCTTGACTCCAGGACACTTTCTCGTCGGCTCAGCATTGAACACAATTCCTGAGCCGTCACTCATCGAGGTGCCAGTTCAACGGCTATCGCATTGGCAACACTCGCGTCAAATGCTGGAGCATTTTTGGAAACGGTGGAGTACGGAGTATCTTCAGTCCTTCCAAAACCTCTCGAAATGGCAGACTCATCACGGGAACATCAAAATCGGATCCATCGTTctcgtaaaaaacgaaaatctacctCCATCTGTGTGGCCCCTCGCGAAAGTGATCGAAGTGCATCCGGGAACCGACGGTCTCGTTCGCGTTGTGACCGTTAAAACGAAATCCTCTGTGTTAAAACGTCCAATCGTAAAATTGTGTGTGCTTCCAGTGTCCTCTTAA